A region from the Panicum hallii strain FIL2 chromosome 1, PHallii_v3.1, whole genome shotgun sequence genome encodes:
- the LOC112900397 gene encoding 4-hydroxyphenylacetaldehyde oxime monooxygenase-like has product MAAISLTSLLISSLPQQWQPDLLFLALVAAVSLLLLTRSWWWSSSSSSSRKGPIKLPPGPATVPLLGNLHQLGPLPHRALRDLARVHGPVMWLRLGRSPAVVLSSAEAAWEALRAHDIDCCTRPVSPGTRRLTYDLKNVAFAPYGAYWREARKLLTVELLSARRVRAAWHARRDQVERLASTLHRAEGEPVALDEHVLSLSDGIIGTVAFGSIYGGDKFSQNGSFQDALDDVMDMLSGSGSSAEDLLPGAIGRLVDRLTGFTARRERIFRQLDAFFETVIEQHLDPKRALPPENGGDLVDVLIDLWKNPRGAFTFTKDHVKAIIFSTFVAGIDTNAATILWAMSELVRNPRVLKKAQAEVRAAVGGGSEVRPDDMPKLNYLRMVVKETLRLHPPTPLLLPRETMRRIRVGGYDVPAKTRIYVNAWAISRDPANWPDGPEEFNPDRFEANEVDFKGEHPVLMPFGTGRRICPGMAMAMATVEFTLATLLFGFQWALPEGTASDDVSMEEEGRLVCHRKTPLVLVPTVYRHGGLE; this is encoded by the exons ATGGCGGCGATCTCACTCACCTCGCTGCTCATCTCCTCCCTACCCCAACAATGGCAGCCCGACCTCCTCTTCTTAGCACTTGTCGCTGCCGTCTCCCTCCTGCTGTTGACGAGGAGCTGGtggtggagcagcagcagctcgtcgtcCAGGAAAGGGCCCATCAAGCTGCCACCGGGGCCCGCCACGGTGCCCCTCCTGGGCAACCTGCACCAGCTCGGCCCGCTGCCGCACCGGGCCCTGCGCGACCTGGCGCGGGTCCACGGGCCGGTGATGTGGCTGCGGCTCGGCAGGTCGCCGGCCGTGGTGCTGTCGTcggcggaggcggcgtgggAGGCGCTCAGGGCCCACGACATCGACTGCTGCACGCGGCCCGTCTCCCCGGGCACGCGGCGGCTCACCTACGACCTCAAGAACGTGGCCTTCGCGCCCTACGGCGCCTACTGGCGCGAGGCGCGCAAGCTCCTCACCGTTGAGCTCCTCAGCGCGCGCCGCGtcagggcggcgtggcacgcgcgccgCGACCAGGTGGAGAGGCTGGCGAGCACCCTGCACCGCGCGGAAGGGGAGCCGGTGGCGCTGGACGAGCACGTCCTGAGCCTCTCCGACGGGATCATCGGCACGGTGGCGTTCGGCAGCATCTACGGCGGCGACAAGTTCTCCCAGAACGGGAGCTTCCAGGACGCGCTCGACGACGTCATGGACATGCTCTCCGGCTCGGGCTCCTCCGCCGAGGACCTGCTTCCCGGAGCGATCGGCCGCCTCGTCGACCGCCTCACCGGCTTCACCGCCCGCCGCGAGCGGATCTTCCGGCAGCTCGACGCCTTCTTCGAGACGGTCATCGAGCAGCACCTGGACCCTAAGCGCGCGCTGCCGCCCGAGAACGGTGGCGACCTCGTCGACGTCCTCATCGACCTCTGGAAGAATCCGCGTGGCGCCTTCACCTTCACCAAGGACCACGTCAAGGCCATAATCTTT TCGACCTTCGTTGCTGGCATCGACACGAACGCGGCGACGATACTGTGGGCGATGTCGGAGCTCGTCCGGAACCCGCGCGTGCTCAAAAAGGCGCAGGCCGAGGTCAGGgccgcggtgggcggcggcagcgaggtGCGGCCGGACGACATGCCGAAGCTCAACTACCTCCGGATGGTGGTCAAGGAGACCCTGCGGCTGCACCCGCcgacgccgctgctgctgccgaGAGAGACCATGCGGCGCATCCGGGTCGGGGGGTACGACGTGCCGGCCAAGACCAGGATCTACGTGAACGCGTGGGCGATCAGCAGGGACCCGGCGAACTGGCCCGACGGCCCGGAGGAGTTCAACCCGGACAGGTTCGAGGCGAACGAGGTGGACTTCAAGGGCGAGCACCCCGTCCTGATGCCGTTCGGCACGGGGCGGCGGATATGCCCGGGCATGGCCATGGCCATGGCCACCGTCGAGTTCACGCTCGCCACCCTGCTCTTCGGATTCCAGTGGGCCCTCCCGGAGGGGACGGCGTCGGACGACGTGAGcatggaggaagaaggaaggctCGTCTGCCACCGCAAGACGCCGCTCGTGCTCGTGCCAACAGTGTACCGCCACGGCGGTCTTGAATAG
- the LOC112889917 gene encoding LOW QUALITY PROTEIN: ABC transporter G family member 50-like (The sequence of the model RefSeq protein was modified relative to this genomic sequence to represent the inferred CDS: inserted 1 base in 1 codon): MEGLAKETISSFHHPDLATCANDEFKLELGKQRYQNGAANTKHACENLLLDGSKLGALKRREFFDNLLKNVNEDHLRFLQRQKERIERVDVELPGIEVRYNNLFVEAESRNTNGNHLPSLWNSTKAIFSGLERLLGLKMERAKINILEDVSGIIKPGRLTLLLGPPGCGKSTLLRALAGKLDKSLKVTGDISYNGYRLDEFVPEKTAVYISQYDLHIPEMTVRETLDFSSQCQGVGRRPKILKDVSARESVAGIIPDADIDLYMRAIAVEGSKTSLQTDYILKIMGLDICADTMVGDTMIRGISGGXKKRLTTAEMIVGPAKAYFMDEISNGLDSSTTFQIINCFQQLTNISGYTMVISLLQPTPEVFDLFDDLILMAEGKIIYHGPQNEALKFFEECGFICPKRKEVADFLQEILSWKDQQQYWSGPHESYRFISPHELSSMFKENQRGRKLEEPSVPPKSKLSKEALAFNTYSLRKLEMFKACGAREVLLMKRSMFVYVFKTGQLAIIALVTMSVFLRTRMAIDFTHANYYLGALFFSIFMIMLNGTPEISMQIRRLPSFYKQKSYYFYPSWAYAIPASVLKVPVSILDSLVWICITYYGIGYAANASRFFCQFLILCLVHQSVSSLYRFIASYFRTPTASFFYLFLALTLFLMFGGFTLPKPSMPGWLNWGFWISPMTYAEISTAINEFQAPRWQKVTIQNITIGNRILINHGLYYSWRFYWISIGALLGSIILFYIAFGLALDYNTSVEEYHGSRPMKNLCQEQEKASNILKESDGSNISKGAKMTIPVMELSVTFHNLNYYIDTPPEMLKQGYPTRRLQLLNNITGALRPGVLSALMGVSGAGKTTLLDVLAGRKTGGYIEGNIKIGGYPKVQETFVRILGYCEQVDIHSPQLTVEESVTYSAWLRLPSHVDEKTRSEFVSEVLKTVELDQLKDVLVGTPQKNGLSMEQRKRLTIAVELVSNPSVILMDEPTTGLDTRSAAIVIRAVKNICETGRTVVCTIHQPSTEIFEAFDELILMKSGGKMIYSGPVGECSSKVIEYFEKIPGVPKIKSNCNPATWMMDVTSTSMEVQHNINFAILYEESSLHRDTEELVERLSIPIPNSENLCFSHRFPQNGWTQLKACLWKQNITYWRSPEYNLRRIMMSVISALIYGVLFWKRAKILNNEQDLFNIFGAMYLGSTTVGSYSHQSVIPFSTTERIVMYREKFAGMYSSWSYSFAQAAIEIPYVFIQVLLFTLIVYPSTGYYWTAHKFIWFFYTTFCSTLSFVYVGLLLVSITPNVQVATILASFFNTMQTLFSGFILPAPKIPGWWVWLYYLTPTSWTLNALLTSQYGNIEKEVKAFGETKSVSIFLNDYFGFHQDKLSLVAAILIAFPFLLAILFSLSIEKFNFQKR, translated from the exons ATGGAGGGTCTTGCAAAAGAGACGATCTCATCGTTCCACCATCCAGATTTAGCCACTTGTGCAAATGATGAGTTCAAGTTGGAATTGGGAAAGCAAAGGTACCAGAATGGAGCTGCAAACACTAAGCATGCGTGTGAAAACCTCTTGCTTGACGGCAGCAAGTTGGGAGCTCTAAAGAGGCGTGAGTTCTTCGACAATCTGCTAAAGaacgtcaatgaagaccacctCCGCTTTCTGCAGAGGCAAAAAGAAAGAATTGAGAG GGTTGATGTCGAGTTGCCAGGAATAGAGGTGAGGTATAACAATCTGTTTGTGGAAGCGGAGTCCAGAAATACTAATGGAAATCATCTGCCGTCGCTCTGGAATAGTACCAAGGCAATTTTCTCA GGCCTTGAGAGGTTGCTAGGCTTAAAAATGGAAAGAGCAAAAATCAACATTCTAGAAGATGTGAGTGGAATCATCAAACCCGGCAG ATTGACTCTTCTATTGGGACCTCCAGGATGTGGCAAAAGCACTCTATTGCGAGCTCTTGCTGGGAAACTAGATAAATCTCTAAAG GTGACAGGGGATATTTCTTATAATGGTTATCGACTTGATGAATTTGTACCAGAGAAAACAGCTGTGTATATCAGCCAGTACGATCTGCACATACCTGAGATGACCGTGAGGGAAACTTTAGATTTTTCATCCCAGTGCCAAGGTGTTGGAAGAAGACCAA AAATACTCAAGGACGTGAGTGCAAGGGAGAGTGTGGCCGGGATCATACCTGATGCGGACATAGATCTATACATGAGG GCAATAGCAGTTGAAGGTTCAAAGACAAGCCTACAGACAGATTATATTTTGAAG ATCATGGGGCTAGATATATGCGCAGACACCATGGTTGGGGATACAATGATAAGAGGAATATCAGGGG AGAAGAAAAGATTAACCACAG CTGAGATGATTGTGGGCCCTGCAAAAGCATACTTTATGGATGAAATATCAAATGGCCTTGATAGCTCTACCACCTTTCAAATAATAAATTGTTTCCAGCAACTGACGAACATCAGCGGATACACAATGGTTATCTCACTTCTTCAACCAACACCTGAGGTATTTGATCTTTTTGATGACCTGATATTGATGGCGGAAGGGAAGATTATCTACCATGGCCCTCAAAATGAAGCTCTCAAATTTTTTGAGGAGTGTGGGTTCATATGCCCAAAAAGAAAAGAGGTAGCTGACTTTCTCCAAGAG ATCTTGTCATGGAAGGACCAACAACAGTACTGGTCTGGACCACATGAATCTTACAGATTTATCTCACCTCATGAATTGTCAAGCATGTTCAAGGAAAACCAGAGAGGGAGAAAACTAGAGGAGCCAAGTGTTCCTCCAAAAAGCAAGTTGAGCAAGGAAGCTTTAGCATTTAATACATATTCGCTACGAAAACTGGAAATGTTCAAAGCCTGTGGAGCAAGGGAAGTGCTCCTAATGAAAAGGAGTATGTTCGTTTATGTCTTCAAAACAGGCCAG CTTGCAATTATTGCGCTCGTAACAATGTCTGTATTCCTTCGAACTCGCATGGCAATAGATTTCACTCATGCAAATTACTATTTGGGAGCATTATTCTTTTCCATCTTCATGATTATGCTGAATGGCACACCAGAGATAAGCATGCAGATTAGGAGACTCCCAAGTTTTTACAAGCAAAAGAGCTATTATTTCTATCCTTCATGGGCATATGCAATACCAGCTTCAGTCTTAAAGGTCCCTGTTTCCATATTAGATTCACTTGTATGGATATGTATCACATATTATGGTATTGGTTATGCGGCTAATGCTTCAAG GTTCTTCTGCCAGTTCCTGATACTTTGTCTTGTCCATCAATCAGTTTCTTCGCTGTATCGGTTTATTGCTTCATACTTCCGAACACCTACTGCGTCTTTCTTCTACCTCTTTCTTGCTCTGACGTTATTCCTCATGTTTGGAGGATTCACTCTTCCCAAGC CCTCCATGCCAGGATGGTTAAACTGGGGATTTTGGATTTCTCCAATGACATATGCTGAAATCAGCACAGCTATTAATGAATTCCAGGCGCCAAGATGGCAGAAG GTAACTATTCAAAACATTACAATTGGTAACAGAATCCTGATTAATCATGGCCTATATTACAGTTGGAGGTTTTATTGGATTTCCATTGGAGCATTGCTCGGATCTATCATTTTATTTTATATAGCTTTCGGATTGGCATTAGATTACAATACAT CTGTAGAAGAATATCATGGAAGCAGGCCTATGAAGAACTTGTGTCAAGAGCAGGAAAAAGCTTCCAATATTCTAAAAGAATCTGATGGTTCAAATATTTCCAAAGGAG CAAAGATGACTATACCTGTTATGGAACTTTCAGTTACATTCCACAATCTGAACTACTACATTGATACCCCACCG GAAATGCTTAAACAAGGCTATCCAACAAGAAGACTTCAACTACTTAACAACATAACTGGTGCATTACGTCCTGGTGTTCTTTCTGCACTAATGGGTGTCAGTGGAGCTGGGAAGACAACTCTACTAGATGTATTAGCAGGAAGGAAAACAGGAGGTTATATTGAAGGGAACATAAAAATAGGTGGATATCCCAAGGTGCAAGAAACATTTGTCAGAATTTTGGGTTACTGCGAGCAAGTGGACATACATTCCCCACAGCTTACAGTTGAAGAGTCTGTAACTTATTCTGCCTGGCTTCGTCTGCCTTCGCATGTCGACGAAAAAACAAGATCT GAATTTGTTTCTGAAGTCCTCAAAACTGTTGAGCTAGATCAATTAAAAGATGTCTTGGTGGGGACGCCACAGAAAAATGGATTATCCATGGAGCAACGAAAGAGGCTAACAATTGCAGTTGAACTTGTTTCAAATCCATCAGTCATACTAATGGATGAACCAACAACAGGACTCGATACGAGGTCAGCAGCAATTGTTATTCGCGCAGTTAAAAATATTTGCGAAACAGGAAGGACAGTAGTGTGTACAATCCATCAGCCGAGCACTGAAATTTTCGAGGCATTTGATGAG CTCATATTAATGAAAAGTGGTGGGAAAATGATCTATAGTGGACCAGTAGGAGAGTGCTCCAGCAAAGTGATTGAGTACTTTGAG AAAATTCCTGGAGTCCCGAAAATAAAGAGTAACTGCAATCCAGCTACTTGGATGATGGACGTAACATCAACGTCGATGGAGGTTCAACACAATATAAACTTTGCGATTTTGTATGAAGAATCATCACTGCACAG AGATACGGAAGAGCTAGTGGAGAGGCTAAGTATCCCAATACCAAATTCAGAAAATCTATGTTTCTCCCATCGATTCCCACAGAATGGCTGGACTCAACTTAAAGCTTGCTTGTGGAAACAAAATATAACTTACTGGAGAAGTCCAGAGTATAACTTGAGGCGTATAATGATGTCAGTAATATCTGCACTGATCTACGGAGTATTGTTCTGGAAGCGTGCAAAAATATT AAACAACGAGCAAGACCTGTTCAATATTTTTGGTGCAATGTATCTGGGTTCCACAACTGTAGGCTCTTACAGTCATCAGTCAGTCATACCATTCAGTACAACTGAGCGTATTGTAATGTATCGTGAGAAATTTGCAGGAATGTACTCATCTTGGTCATATTCATTCGCACAG GCTGCCATTGAGATTCCCTATGTATTTATCCAAGTGTTACTGTTTACACTAATTGTCTATCCGTCAACTGGTTATTATTGGACAGCACACAAATTCATATGGTTCTTCTACACCACATTTTGTTCAACTCTCTCCTTTGTTTATGTCGGGTTGCTTCTTGTTTCAATAACCCCCAATGTTCAAGTTGCCACCATACTGGCTTCGTTTTTCAACACCATGCAAACATTATTCTCAGGATTTATTTTACCTGCGCCT AAAATCCCAGGGTGGTGGGTTTGGCTCTACTATCTCACTCCTACATCTTGGACACTCAATGCCCTCTTGACATCGCAGTATGGAAACATAGAGAAAGAGGTCAAAGCATTTGGAGAAACTAAATCTGTTTCGATCTTCTTGAATGACTATTTCGGGTTTCATCAAGACAAGTTGAGCCTAGTAGCAGCTATTCTCATCGCCTTTCCTTTTCTATTGGCAATCCTGTTTTCCTTGTCAATTGAGAAATTTAATTTTCAGAAGAGGTAA